Genomic segment of Pasteurella multocida subsp. multocida OH4807:
TTGTGCCCTATTTGATTTTAGTGAATTACTTATTTTATTACGCTAAAAATAAATTGATTTCCATTTGTTCAGTTTTAACTACATTTGTTTATGTTATCAGTTTAGCTGGGTTAACTATGACAGAGATTCAGTTTGTGCCTTTTGCGAGCATTATTGGTGCACTGGTCATTCTGCCGGTATTGTATGTGATGACTGCTAAAGTAGGAAAAAGGATATGAATTTAATTATTTGTTGTACGCCGCTACAGGTTTTGATTGCAGAAAAAATTATTGCACAGTTTCCAGATAAAACGTTTTATGGTGTGATGCTTGCTACAGCGAGCAATAAAAAATTTGATTTTTATCGCCAACGTTTAGCAAGTCAGTGCGGTCCGTTTTTTTCGATGATTCAACATAAAGATCGGTTTAATTTATTAAAAGAAATTCTTTATTTACGAGCACGTTTTTGCGGTAAGAGATTTGATCAGGTGTTTGTCGCTAACATTAATGATTTACAGATTCATTTTTTATTAAGTGCGATTCGCTTTAATCGATTAAACACGTTTGATGATGGCACAATTAACATTGTGAAAAACAGTATTTTTTATCAAGATGATGTGCCAACTTTAAAACGAAAATGGCTTAATTGCATACTTGGAAACCAATATAGTACGCCGAAACTACGCGCGTTGTCACAACGGCATTACACCATCTATCATGGATTTGAAAACATTATTGATAATGTGGTGAACCTTGATTTAGTCGCGCATTGTGATAGTGCCGATGTGGCGGGGGATTATGTAAATATCCTTTTAGGACAACCCGTTTTTCTTGATGATCAACGGAATATTGCTTTAGCTGAAAACGTGATTAAAGCATTTAATATTCATCATTATTTGCCACACCCAAGAGAAAAATACCGTTTAGAAAACGTTGATTACATTGACACAGAACTCATTTTCGAAGATTACATCATTCAATGCTGTCAGACTCAGAAATACCGTATTTATACGTACTTCAGTAGTGCAATTCTGAATATTATGAACAAAAGTGACAATATTGATGTGGTGGCATTGAAGATTGAGACAGAAAATCCCGCGTATGATGCATGTTACGATTTATTTGATCAAGTGGGTGTCAAGGTTATTGATATAAGAGATTAACATGAAGAAATTTTTAATTTCATTAGATAAAGATCAAGCCCGTCGTGACCTGTTCTTTATTCAACCCGATACACAAGATTTTATCCTCTTTTCTGCGATGAATACGATGAATGAAACGTGGGAAAACTTGACCGCACTTTTTGATCTCCATGCCTTCCAAGCTCGTTATGGACGAGCGGTTACAAAAGGTGAAATTGGATGCACATTAAGCCATCTTGGGGTGTATCAGCAGATTTTGGCGAATACAGAAATTGCTGAAGATGAATACAGCTTAGTATGTGAAGACGATGTATTATTTAATACCGATTTTCAGCAACATGTCTATTCATTATTAGCGCAGCAGCCTGTGGCAGAGGTGATTTTGCTCGGACAATCAAAAATTGCTCAATTTGATGATATTGAACTTGAGATGAACTATCCCACAACATTCTCTTTCTGTTGTAAGTCAATTGGACAGACAAAGTTCCGTTATGCATACCCATATAAAAACTATTTTGCGGGTACGGTGGCATATCTAATTAAAAAATCCGCAGCAAGAAATATACTGACTCAAGTACAGTCTCATCACCGACCTTTTTGGTTAGCGGATGATTTTATTTTGTTTGGTACAAATTTTAAGCTAGATAGTGTTGTTGTTCGTCCTTTATTAGCGATAGAGAATCCCATTTTACTGAGTAATTTAGAGGGAGCACGAGGGTCATTATCAAATAATTTGTTAAGCAAATTACTTAAATACCCAGCAAAAAAAGTCTTAGCAATAGTACGTAATTTGTGGCATAAGGTGTAGGAACGTTGTATGTCAGCATTATTTAATTTGTTCTATTTATACGATCCTTGGTTATTCCATGGAGTACGTTTAGCATTCTGTGCAGGAATATTGGCCTGTCTTTGGCTTGTGTATCGCGTATACAAGCAAAAAACTTCACAAGGTGTGATCGTGCCTGTTGATAGTTTACTCGTCATTCTTGCTTTGATTGTAGTGAGTGCGGTACCGATTATTGTGAATGGAACCCATGAATTTGGTGTCATGAAAATGTATATCAAAACCCTGATACTTTTTGTGTTTGGGGTAGGGATTTATAATCTGTTTTATCACCATGCCACGGGTAAAGTACAATTTATTCGGGATGTGAAAATGGGGATTATTCTGCAAGCCAGTCTAGGTTTCTTGGCATTAGCGGGATTATCTTTCATGATTGATTTTGCGCTGTCTGTGCACGCAATGATGCCAAGATTTTATGGTTCAGAACAAGAATACCGTTTATATAACTTTACGTCTTCTGCTTTTTTTCAGCTGAGTGCGTTCTATGTCATGCTGTTACATTTCTTGTTAGCTTACAATGCGAAAACGAATCAAATTGGATCGTTATTTGTCTTTTTAATCTTGTTTATTGGCTTAATTTCGGGCAGAACCTTTTTCATGTTATCGATCATAAGTGTCGTGCTATATTTCAAATGGCGCTATTTGCCTGTTCTACTTTTATTTATTGCGATTGTCCTATTTTTAGCGATTAATTTTGCGGATCATAAATATGTTGCACATGCATTAGAACCCGTGATCAATTTATTGTCTTATCAAGATATGACAAAGCTGAGTTCATCGAGTGAAAATTTGATCAAAAACCATTTATTTGTGCCAACATTGAAGCAATTTTTGTTGGGAGATGGGTACTACTATACAGCAGAAGGGAAATATTACGGCGCAACCGACTCAGGATTTATCCGCCAAGTGTTGTATGGTGGTTTGGCTTATCTAACCATCTGTTTTTTATTTACTTTTTATTTTGTAAAACGGGTTGCAGATCATTGGTTTAACGGCAATTGGACCTTCATTTTATCTACGCTTTTTATCTTAAGTGTGTTGCATATTAAAGCGGATACGTATGCGTTTCCTGGGATCATGTTAGTATTTTTGATGTTTTTATCGCTATTTGGTACGCAAGGAAAAACATATCAAATGCTTAACCAGAAGGAGTCGACCTGATGTTAAGTATTATTGTCCCTTCCTATAACCGAAACGCTGAAATTCCAGCGTTATTAGCCAGTTTAAATCAACAAACTACGCATCAATTTGAAGTTATTATTGTTGATGATCATTCAAAAGTGCCAGTACAGGTTGAACAGCCGTATCATTTTGCTTGCCATGTTATCCGTAACGCGCAGAATCTAGGCGCTGCAGAAAGTCGTAATGTGGGTGCCCAACAGGCGAAATATGATTGGTTACTTTTTTTAGATGATGATGATCGTTTTGTGAATGAAAAATGTGCTGTTTTATCGGACGTGATTCAACAGCATCCTCAAATTAATTTTATTTACCATCCAGCAAAATGTGTCATGGTGAATGAAGGTTTTTCTTATGTGACACACCCTTACCGTGATACTCAGCTATTAACGTTAGAAAATTTATTATTGGCGAATAAAATTGGTGGTATGCCGATGATCGCGGTGAAGAAATCGCTGTTTTTAAAAGTAGGGGGATTATCAGGTTATCTTCGCTCATTAGAGGATTATGAGTTTCTGTTAAAATTGGTATGTGAGCCTGATTTTTCACCTTTCTATGTGGATCACGCATTGACGATTTGTACTTTTCATACTCAGCGCTCAAGTGTTTCAACGCATACACAACATACCGAGCAAGCGATTCATGAAATTCAAGCACGTTATGTGAAGACGGCTGTTCAAGCACAACATTTTGAGCAAAATGCGTTATATATGCTAGCTTATCCTCACGTAATGAATTTATCTCGTGTTGCCGCAAGGTACTATTTTGCGTTGTTCAAGAAAACATATCATGTTAAGCATCTGATTATTGCGGTGTTAACCTGTATTTCGCCTAAGTTGGTTATCAATATGAAAAGGTTTATGTCATGAAATTTTCTGTTTTAATGTCATTATATATTAAAGAAAATCCACGATATTTAAGAGAATGCTTAGTCAGTTTATGCGAGCAGACAGTACCCGCAGATGAAATTGTACTCGTGTTTGATGGTGCGGTGACGGTAGAATTAGAAAAAGTTGTTGATGAATTTTTACCTCAATTACCGATCAAGTTGGTTAGATTACCAAATAATCTTGGTTTAGGTCGAGCACTGAATGAGGGATTGTTACATTGTTCACATGACTGGGTATGCCGTATGGATACTGATGATATTTGTGTCCCGACTCGCTTTGAACAACAGATGGCTTATATTCAGGCGTATCCCGATACGATTATTGTCGGTGGACAGATCGCTGAGTTTGGGCAAAATATAGATGATATTGTGAGTTATCGGCGTGTTCCTACTACACATGACGAGATCCTTCAGTTTACGCGACAACGTTGCCCTTTTAATCATATGACCGTTGCTTATCAAAAAGCAGCGGTACTCGCATGCGGTGGTTATCAGGATTTACAAGAAGATTATTATTTATGGATCAAGCTTGTTGCAATGGGCAAAAAAGTGGCGAATTTACCAGAGGTATTAGTTTATGCTCGCGTTGGCAATGGGATGGTAGGACGTCGTCGTGGACTGGCTCAAGCGAAAGCTGAATGGCGTTTATTTAAACTGAAATATCAGCTACGTATACAAGGGCTGCTTTCTGGTTTATTCACGTTTTTATTACGTGCGTTACCTCGCTTATTACCCACTTCATTATTGAAAGTGATTTACCAATTTTTGAGAAAGTAGGATAGTGATTGTGTTTGCTAAACAAGTATTAAATGTTAGTGTTGTGTTGGCGAGTCTTTTTTTCGTGGGGTGTGCTCATCAATCGCATATCAAACCTCTTGATTCTCAGGCTAAGTATGACAAAGCCAGAACACGAAACAATTTTGATGATTATGTGAATTTTTTAAAAGGCAAAGCATTAGGCGAAGGAATCTCAGAAACAACACTCTATCAAAATAAGGATATTCGTTACGTCGATAAAGCCATTGATTTGGATCGTCAGCAAGCTGGGCGAGTTAAAAAAAGCACATCACATCAGCCTATCCGTTCAAACCCTAATGGTACGACAAATTATTTGAACCGTGTTTTGACGCCTCGTAAAGTTGCAGTGGCGGAAAACCACTATCGTGACAAGCATGCTCAAATCGAAAAAGCGAGCCAACGTTTTGGTGTACAAAAAGAGTATTTAATGTCTTTGTGGGGAATGGAAAGCAGTTTTGGTGATTACCAAGGAAATTATGATGTCCTTTCCGTGTTAGCAACATTAGCCTTTGAAGGTCGTCGTGAACTGTTATTTAGTCGGGAATTTATTGCGGCAATGAAGATGTTGGAGCGTCAGGATATCTCTCGTCAGAAAATGCTTGGTTCATGGGCAGGGGCAATGGGACAAACCCAATTTATGCCAAGTTCTTATTTGCGTTATGCTGCCGATGGTAATCAAGATGGTGAAAAAGATATTTGGAAAAACCATGATGACGTTTTTGCTTCTATTGCCAGTTATTTAAGCACAGTAGGCTGGGACAAAACCTTGCCTTGGGGAATTGAGGTCTATTTAACTCAACCGTTATCGCTCGATTTGTCGGGAATTGAACAAGATAAAAAACGTACGTTGCAAGTTTGGCAACAGTTAGGGGTGAAGTTGAAGTCTTCTTCACCTCAAAATCAAGAAAAATTGACCGCACTTTCAACAACAGACCTATGGCTTGTGAGACCCGATCGAGAAGTGGGGCGTGCGTTCCTTGTTTCGAATAATTATCGTACATTATTGAATTGGAATCGTTCAAATTATTTTGCAGTCAGTATTGGCATGTTCGCGGATCGAATTAAACAACAAGTCGGTTTGTAAGTTTATTTTGTTCCGATTTTAATGAGGGCTGCTCTTTTTAATGCTTAGACCGATACCTGTGTTTACAGGGGTATCGGTTTTTCTAATTATCGAGCAAAACGATTACGTTGCAGCTATATCTGGGTTTTATGCACTATTTTTTACTTAAAATCGATGCATCTAATACATTCTTCTGATAGAATCCTCTGGAAAAACGCCTCTCTTTCTTCTTTACCTGTTTTTCATCATCTCTTATTTTATACTAACCTAGGAAACATAATGGAAAATCAATCTTTTCTACATCGTTTTTTTAAATTATCAGAAAAAAAGACGACACCTAAAACAGAAATTATTGCAGGAATTACCACGTTTTTTACGATGGTGTATATCGTATTTGTTAACCCGTCGATTTTGGGTGACGCAGGCATGGATAAACAAGTGGTCTTCGTCACGACTTGTCTAATTGCAGGATTGGGCACAATTGCAATGGGATTATTTAGTAATTTACCTATTGCTCTTGCACCAGCGATGGGATTGAATGCCTTTTTTGCCTATGTAGTAGTTAGTAAATTAGGCTACTCATGGCAAATTGGAATGGGGACGATCTTTTGGGGATCAATCGGGTTACTTATTTTAACGATTTTCCAAATTCGTTATTGGTTAATGGCCTCCATTCCACTAGGCTTGCGTGTTGGTATTGGAGCAGGGATTGGATTGTTTATCGCCTTAATTGGTTTCAAAAATATGGGGGTAGTGGTAGCGAATCCTGCAACGTTAGTGGCCTTAGGTGAATTACATGATCCTAAAATTTTACTGGGGATTTTAGGTTTCTTCATTATCGTGGTATTAGCTGCACGCAATATTTATTCTGGTGTTTTAATCTCGATTGCGGTTGTGACGGGATTCGCATTTTTGGTGGATCCTAATGTCGCGTTCCATGGTGTGATTTCAATGCCGCCTAGTTTAACTTCTGTTGTAGGACAGGTGGATATTGCAGGTGCGTTAGATACTGCCTTATTGGGGATTATTTTTTCGTTCTTATTAGTCAATTTATTTGATTCTTCTGGTACGTTACTGGGGGTGACTGACAAAGCAGGGATCAGTGATGAGAAGGGACGTTTTCCGAAAATGAAACAAGCACTGTATGTTGATAGTGTGAGTGCGGTAGCGGGTTCTTATATGGGAACATCAGCAATCAGTACGTATATCGAAAGTGGTGCAGGGGTATCCGTAGGAGGACGTACAGGCTTAACTGCAGTGACTGTTGGTATACTATTTTTATTGACGATTTTCTTTTCGCCTTTAGCGAGCGTTGTGCCTGCTTATGCCACGGCGGGAGCTTTGGTCTATGTGGGAATCTTGATGGCATCAAGCTTAATTCGAGTAAAATGGGAGGATTTAACAGAAGCGACTCCCGCGTTTATTACAGCAGCCATGATGCCATTCACTTATTCGATTACGGAAGGCATTGCCTTCGGTTTTATCAGTTATTGTATTATGAAAACCTGTACTGGTCGTGTGCGTGAAATCAATGCACCAGTGTGGGTCGTTTCATTCTTATTTATCGCAAAATTTGTATGGGTAGGTTAGTATGCAAAAAATTTTATTTATTATTCACGCTGCACCTTATGGTCACGAAAGTTTTTTTAGTGCGTTGCGTTTAGCGTTGCAATTACAAGATCAATATCAAAATAATGTAAAGTTAAAGCTATTTTTGATGTCAGATGCGGTGACAGGGGGATTATCGAAGCAAAAACCGATTGAAGGTTATCATTTGCAACAAGCCCTAGAAATTCTGACAGCACGTGGGGCTGAAATTAAATTATGTAAAACTTGTGCACAAGCACGGGGGATTATTGATTTGCCACTAGCAGAAGGAGTTGAAATTGGAACCCTGTATGAATTGGCGGATTGGACAGTAGAAGCAGATAAAGTATTAAACTTTTAACATAAAAAGTGCGGTAAAATAGACCGCACTTTTTTGTAGGTATGATAATCACAGAGAAAAATAAGATGATGGATACACCCGTTCTTCTCAATCCTATTACAACACCATTAAATAAAATTTGCCTTATTGAAGCTTCTGCGGGTACAGGGAAGACCTATACTATAGGCTCACTTTATTTGCGTTTATTACTTCAAGCAGGTTCGTCGTGTTTTTCTCGACCTTTAAGTGTTGAAGAAATTTTAGTGGTGACTTTTACTGACGCGGCAACAGAAGAATTGAAAGGCCGTATTCGGGAACGTATTCATCAAGCCAAACAAGCGTTTATTGCCTATAAAACAGAAGGTATAACGGCATTACAGGAAGATCATTTTTTACTTGAATTATGCCGCACAATTCAAGATATTGATGTTGCTATACAGCGTTTAAATCAAGCAGAACAAACCATGGACCTTGCTGCCATTTATACGATTCATGGTTTTTGTCGTCGTATGCTAATGCAGTATGCATTTAATTCTGGGATTCATTTCAATTTAGTGCTAGTTAAAGATGAACAGGCATTATTGGAACGTTTTATACGCGAGTTTTGGCGTGAACATTTTTATTCACAACCTTTTGATATTGCTAACTATCTTCATCATACACTAGGCTCGCCTGATGCAGTATTTAAAAAATTAAAAAGTCATATTTCTCATCAACTTGAAGCAAACATGACCCAGAATAGATGGCTTCATGTACCATTACAAACTTTTCTAATGGAACAAATTGCTCCTCAACAACAGGCTATTCAGACATTAAAACAGGAATGGTTACAACATGAAGCCGAGTTGAAACACCTCGTATTCAATGAGTTAGAGAAAACGTATCAAAAAGGTGAAGCAAAGGCATTAAAACGTACCACTTTCAAAAAAAATCTTGTCCCAAATTGGTTTGAAAAAATTCATCTTTGGGCGAGTTCTACGGTGATGACATCGCTCCCTGACACATTGATAAAATATTTTAGCCAACAGGCGTTGAATAAATATGCAGATGAAGGGGGCATACCTCTTTCTCACCCCGTGTTTAAACGTGTAGATAACGTGATTGAGAGCACTCGTGAGCAAACACAGAATGAAAAAATCCTGTTGTACCATTATTTACGGGGCGTACAGCAGAAATTAATCGAATATAAGCAGCATCATGTTGAAAAGAATTTTGATGATTTGTTGCGACTATTAAAGCAAGCGCTTTATACAGAACAAGGTGAGGAATTAGCGCAATTTATTCGCTTACAATATCCTTTTGCAATGATTGATGAGTTTCAAGACACGGATGCACAACAATATCAAATTTTCTCAAAAATTTATATTCATCCTACGCCTCTTGAAAGCGGATTTATTATGATCGGGGATCCTAAACAAGCGATTTATAAATTTCGTGGTGCGGATATTTTTACATACTTTAAGGCCGCTGAGCAGGCAAATGCGCGTTTCACACTAGGAACCAACTGGCGTTCTGAGCAGCATTTAGTCAAGGTGGTCAATGGCTTGTTTGATTTTTCTGATAACTTGCCTTTTTTATATCAGCAGATTCAATTTCAACCTGTGACAGCTCGCCCCGATCAAGCAAAATTTGTTTTAAATCATCAAACTGAACCCGCTTTACGCTGTTATGTGGGGGATCTCGGCGTATCGAATAAAGAATTGAGCGGCGTACAAAAACAAAAATTAGCCGAGGTTTGTGCTATTTCCATTCAAAACTGGTTGCAAAGTGCGGTTGAAAATCAGGCTATTTTTCATGGCGTAAAGGATACGTTTCCTTTGGCGGCTGAGCGCATTGCGGTGTTAGTTCGTAATGGCTGGGAAGCAGACTTAGTGAGCCAAGCATTACAAAAGTTAGGCATCGCTTCTGTCTATTTATCCGATCGTAGTAATGTATTCGATTGTGTCGAAGCGAAAGAACTCGCTTTAATTTTAACTGCTTGTCTAAATCCATTTAGTGAACGCCATATTTTAAATGCGATTGCTACACGAATTTTTTCATTGACTACACGTGAAATTAGTGAGATCAAACAAGATGAACAACGTTGGACCAATATTGTTGAACGTTTTGTTTATTATCA
This window contains:
- a CDS encoding lytic transglycosylase (COG2951 Membrane-bound lytic murein transglycosylase B), whose amino-acid sequence is MIVFAKQVLNVSVVLASLFFVGCAHQSHIKPLDSQAKYDKARTRNNFDDYVNFLKGKALGEGISETTLYQNKDIRYVDKAIDLDRQQAGRVKKSTSHQPIRSNPNGTTNYLNRVLTPRKVAVAENHYRDKHAQIEKASQRFGVQKEYLMSLWGMESSFGDYQGNYDVLSVLATLAFEGRRELLFSREFIAAMKMLERQDISRQKMLGSWAGAMGQTQFMPSSYLRYAADGNQDGEKDIWKNHDDVFASIASYLSTVGWDKTLPWGIEVYLTQPLSLDLSGIEQDKKRTLQVWQQLGVKLKSSSPQNQEKLTALSTTDLWLVRPDREVGRAFLVSNNYRTLLNWNRSNYFAVSIGMFADRIKQQVGL
- a CDS encoding hypothetical protein (COG0463 Glycosyltransferases involved in cell wall biogenesis) is translated as MKFSVLMSLYIKENPRYLRECLVSLCEQTVPADEIVLVFDGAVTVELEKVVDEFLPQLPIKLVRLPNNLGLGRALNEGLLHCSHDWVCRMDTDDICVPTRFEQQMAYIQAYPDTIIVGGQIAEFGQNIDDIVSYRRVPTTHDEILQFTRQRCPFNHMTVAYQKAAVLACGGYQDLQEDYYLWIKLVAMGKKVANLPEVLVYARVGNGMVGRRRGLAQAKAEWRLFKLKYQLRIQGLLSGLFTFLLRALPRLLPTSLLKVIYQFLRK
- a CDS encoding membrane protein, with the translated sequence MSALFNLFYLYDPWLFHGVRLAFCAGILACLWLVYRVYKQKTSQGVIVPVDSLLVILALIVVSAVPIIVNGTHEFGVMKMYIKTLILFVFGVGIYNLFYHHATGKVQFIRDVKMGIILQASLGFLALAGLSFMIDFALSVHAMMPRFYGSEQEYRLYNFTSSAFFQLSAFYVMLLHFLLAYNAKTNQIGSLFVFLILFIGLISGRTFFMLSIISVVLYFKWRYLPVLLLFIAIVLFLAINFADHKYVAHALEPVINLLSYQDMTKLSSSSENLIKNHLFVPTLKQFLLGDGYYYTAEGKYYGATDSGFIRQVLYGGLAYLTICFLFTFYFVKRVADHWFNGNWTFILSTLFILSVLHIKADTYAFPGIMLVFLMFLSLFGTQGKTYQMLNQKEST
- a CDS encoding hypothetical protein (COG0463 Glycosyltransferases involved in cell wall biogenesis); its protein translation is MLSIIVPSYNRNAEIPALLASLNQQTTHQFEVIIVDDHSKVPVQVEQPYHFACHVIRNAQNLGAAESRNVGAQQAKYDWLLFLDDDDRFVNEKCAVLSDVIQQHPQINFIYHPAKCVMVNEGFSYVTHPYRDTQLLTLENLLLANKIGGMPMIAVKKSLFLKVGGLSGYLRSLEDYEFLLKLVCEPDFSPFYVDHALTICTFHTQRSSVSTHTQHTEQAIHEIQARYVKTAVQAQHFEQNALYMLAYPHVMNLSRVAARYYFALFKKTYHVKHLIIAVLTCISPKLVINMKRFMS
- a CDS encoding exodeoxyribonuclease V subunit beta (COG1074 ATP-dependent exoDNAse (exonuclease V) beta subunit (contains helicase and exonuclease domains)), whose translation is MMDTPVLLNPITTPLNKICLIEASAGTGKTYTIGSLYLRLLLQAGSSCFSRPLSVEEILVVTFTDAATEELKGRIRERIHQAKQAFIAYKTEGITALQEDHFLLELCRTIQDIDVAIQRLNQAEQTMDLAAIYTIHGFCRRMLMQYAFNSGIHFNLVLVKDEQALLERFIREFWREHFYSQPFDIANYLHHTLGSPDAVFKKLKSHISHQLEANMTQNRWLHVPLQTFLMEQIAPQQQAIQTLKQEWLQHEAELKHLVFNELEKTYQKGEAKALKRTTFKKNLVPNWFEKIHLWASSTVMTSLPDTLIKYFSQQALNKYADEGGIPLSHPVFKRVDNVIESTREQTQNEKILLYHYLRGVQQKLIEYKQHHVEKNFDDLLRLLKQALYTEQGEELAQFIRLQYPFAMIDEFQDTDAQQYQIFSKIYIHPTPLESGFIMIGDPKQAIYKFRGADIFTYFKAAEQANARFTLGTNWRSEQHLVKVVNGLFDFSDNLPFLYQQIQFQPVTARPDQAKFVLNHQTEPALRCYVGDLGVSNKELSGVQKQKLAEVCAISIQNWLQSAVENQAIFHGVKDTFPLAAERIAVLVRNGWEADLVSQALQKLGIASVYLSDRSNVFDCVEAKELALILTACLNPFSERHILNAIATRIFSLTTREISEIKQDEQRWTNIVERFVYYQRIWQWQGILAMLHCLYLEEKITEKLLGTTGGERKTTDLLHLAELLQEASRLNDSPASLLRWFEKQIQGEDRQEGQQIRLESERQLVKIVTIHKSKGLEYDLVWLPFIANTLKEDKCIIQTYYDETQQRVLWDLDAQHDDEIQREQRAEDMRLFYVALTRAKYQVVMALPETFLTEWSALQYVLTQGRMDNSDVRSVLADFQQRMAAQQVEIAIDNFEQLQPTTLQLPSDSINLACAEFTGKIEQNWQVTSFSAITALHERSKQFKVYEQAEKDEALTAVLGLRDDELEYADEQDGDEPVQLVEGYEKGYSPFDFPAGAKIGRVLHRYFELHDFNQPVSREALIQLCQQLQLEPEWVDTLQTWFTDILNTPLCPYIPLKLSDLSTSNCLKELAFYLRLDNVLSAQKFNQLLQQHDFLSEQLQFPSIKHDITGMMRGFIDLVFRHQGYYYLLDYKSNKLGGSFSDYTPAKLDIAMREQHYDWQYLFYTVALHRYLKQRDPAYDYQTHFGGVIYTFLRGMNGHGEYGVYFNKPDFQLIEALEELL
- a CDS encoding hypothetical protein (COG3306 Glycosyltransferase involved in LPS biosynthesis) codes for the protein MKKFLISLDKDQARRDLFFIQPDTQDFILFSAMNTMNETWENLTALFDLHAFQARYGRAVTKGEIGCTLSHLGVYQQILANTEIAEDEYSLVCEDDVLFNTDFQQHVYSLLAQQPVAEVILLGQSKIAQFDDIELEMNYPTTFSFCCKSIGQTKFRYAYPYKNYFAGTVAYLIKKSAARNILTQVQSHHRPFWLADDFILFGTNFKLDSVVVRPLLAIENPILLSNLEGARGSLSNNLLSKLLKYPAKKVLAIVRNLWHKV
- a CDS encoding protein ychN (COG1553 Uncharacterized conserved protein involved in intracellular sulfur reduction) — protein: MQKILFIIHAAPYGHESFFSALRLALQLQDQYQNNVKLKLFLMSDAVTGGLSKQKPIEGYHLQQALEILTARGAEIKLCKTCAQARGIIDLPLAEGVEIGTLYELADWTVEADKVLNF
- a CDS encoding xanthine/uracil permease family protein (COG2252 Permeases); protein product: MENQSFLHRFFKLSEKKTTPKTEIIAGITTFFTMVYIVFVNPSILGDAGMDKQVVFVTTCLIAGLGTIAMGLFSNLPIALAPAMGLNAFFAYVVVSKLGYSWQIGMGTIFWGSIGLLILTIFQIRYWLMASIPLGLRVGIGAGIGLFIALIGFKNMGVVVANPATLVALGELHDPKILLGILGFFIIVVLAARNIYSGVLISIAVVTGFAFLVDPNVAFHGVISMPPSLTSVVGQVDIAGALDTALLGIIFSFLLVNLFDSSGTLLGVTDKAGISDEKGRFPKMKQALYVDSVSAVAGSYMGTSAISTYIESGAGVSVGGRTGLTAVTVGILFLLTIFFSPLASVVPAYATAGALVYVGILMASSLIRVKWEDLTEATPAFITAAMMPFTYSITEGIAFGFISYCIMKTCTGRVREINAPVWVVSFLFIAKFVWVG
- a CDS encoding CMP-N-acetylneuraminate-beta-galactosamide-alpha-2, 3-sialyltransferase; its protein translation is MNLIICCTPLQVLIAEKIIAQFPDKTFYGVMLATASNKKFDFYRQRLASQCGPFFSMIQHKDRFNLLKEILYLRARFCGKRFDQVFVANINDLQIHFLLSAIRFNRLNTFDDGTINIVKNSIFYQDDVPTLKRKWLNCILGNQYSTPKLRALSQRHYTIYHGFENIIDNVVNLDLVAHCDSADVAGDYVNILLGQPVFLDDQRNIALAENVIKAFNIHHYLPHPREKYRLENVDYIDTELIFEDYIIQCCQTQKYRIYTYFSSAILNIMNKSDNIDVVALKIETENPAYDACYDLFDQVGVKVIDIRD